The Methanomicrobiales archaeon HGW-Methanomicrobiales-1 genome includes a region encoding these proteins:
- the trpB gene encoding tryptophan synthase subunit beta, translating into MTSKGRYGQYGGQYVSETLMSALIELEEAYAQISRDQQFARDLTALQTEYAGRETPLTFCPNASKELGCKIYLKREDLVHGGSHKLNNTLGQALLAKKMGKKRLIAETGAGQHGVATAIVGAALGMPVEVYMGEVDTQRQALNVFRMELMGAKVIPVKSGTRTLKDAINEALRDWVANVRDTYYLIGSVVGPHPYPLMVRDFQSVIGREAKEQVMRKEGRLPDAIVACVGGGSNAIGIFHPFLADDVELIGVEAGGEGIETGKHSATLCAGDTGVLHGTLSYLLQDEHGQVMPTHSISAGLDYPGVGPEHAMLRDNHRVTYAAVNDPEVMDAFRFLSKTEGIIPALESAHAVAYVKQNADRFDKDDIVIINLSGRGDKDVAEVAKMQGGL; encoded by the coding sequence ATGACATCAAAGGGAAGATACGGACAATACGGCGGGCAGTACGTCTCCGAGACACTGATGAGCGCACTCATCGAACTGGAGGAGGCCTATGCACAGATCAGCAGGGACCAGCAGTTCGCCCGCGATCTCACCGCATTGCAGACGGAATACGCCGGGCGCGAAACACCGCTTACCTTCTGCCCGAATGCCTCGAAGGAACTCGGGTGTAAGATCTATCTCAAGCGCGAGGATCTTGTGCACGGTGGTTCCCATAAGTTAAACAACACCCTCGGCCAGGCGTTGCTTGCCAAAAAAATGGGTAAGAAACGGCTGATCGCCGAGACCGGCGCCGGGCAACATGGGGTTGCGACCGCGATTGTCGGTGCAGCGCTCGGCATGCCTGTCGAAGTCTACATGGGCGAGGTGGACACCCAGCGGCAGGCACTCAATGTCTTCCGCATGGAGCTGATGGGGGCAAAAGTTATCCCGGTCAAATCGGGGACCCGGACGCTCAAGGACGCAATCAACGAAGCGCTTCGCGACTGGGTGGCAAACGTGCGGGACACCTACTACCTCATCGGTTCGGTCGTCGGGCCGCATCCGTACCCGCTCATGGTCAGGGACTTCCAGTCGGTGATCGGCAGGGAGGCAAAGGAGCAGGTGATGAGAAAAGAGGGGCGACTGCCCGATGCGATTGTTGCCTGTGTCGGCGGCGGGTCGAATGCGATCGGCATCTTCCACCCGTTCCTTGCCGATGATGTGGAACTCATCGGCGTAGAAGCAGGAGGCGAGGGGATTGAGACCGGAAAACATTCCGCTACGCTCTGCGCCGGAGATACCGGCGTATTGCACGGAACACTCTCATACCTCTTACAGGACGAACACGGACAAGTGATGCCTACGCACAGCATCTCGGCAGGTCTCGATTACCCGGGGGTAGGCCCGGAACATGCAATGCTCAGGGACAACCACCGCGTGACGTATGCGGCGGTCAACGACCCCGAAGTGATGGATGCATTCAGGTTCCTTTCAAAAACCGAGGGTATCATTCCGGCCCTGGAGTCCGCCCATGCGGTGGCATATGTCAAACAGAATGCGGACCGGTTCGATAAGGATGACATCGTGATCATCAATCTCTCCGGGCGGGGCGACAAGGATGTCGCAGAAGTGGCAAAGATGCAGGGGGGATTGTGA
- a CDS encoding tryptophan synthase subunit alpha, whose amino-acid sequence MMGRIETAFAASFLKKPAFIGFIVAGDPDKAPCIRIAKALIAGGTDILELGVPFSDPVADGPTIQKADERALAAGTTPDTVFDIVREIRKESNVPIVFLTYYNIVHRRGIEKFYREAHEAGVDGILIADMPVEESEEVCAVAAKYDINPIFLITQTTSDERIKKIAAKARGYLYLVAVLGVTGVRDQVSEGAIELLHRVRRHTSLPLALGFGISTPAHAQTCARAGADGVIVGSAIVDIVECNLKKPDVMERELKDYVTRMKQEVLVKP is encoded by the coding sequence GTGATGGGACGGATTGAAACTGCATTCGCGGCTTCCTTTTTGAAAAAGCCGGCCTTCATCGGGTTTATCGTTGCAGGAGACCCGGACAAGGCCCCCTGCATCCGGATAGCCAAGGCACTGATTGCCGGGGGAACCGATATCCTCGAACTGGGAGTGCCATTTTCGGATCCGGTAGCGGATGGTCCGACCATCCAGAAAGCCGACGAGCGGGCGCTGGCAGCCGGAACAACCCCGGACACCGTGTTCGACATCGTCAGGGAGATCCGCAAGGAATCCAACGTGCCGATCGTCTTCCTCACGTACTACAACATTGTTCATCGCCGCGGGATTGAGAAATTCTATCGTGAAGCGCATGAGGCCGGTGTCGACGGCATCCTGATCGCCGATATGCCGGTCGAGGAGTCAGAGGAAGTCTGTGCTGTTGCCGCGAAGTACGACATCAACCCGATCTTCCTCATCACCCAGACAACTTCGGATGAACGGATCAAAAAGATTGCAGCAAAGGCCCGCGGGTACCTGTACCTTGTCGCTGTTCTTGGCGTCACCGGGGTGCGTGACCAGGTGTCAGAAGGTGCAATTGAGCTCCTGCACCGGGTCCGCAGGCATACATCTCTCCCACTGGCACTTGGTTTCGGGATATCGACCCCAGCACACGCACAAACCTGTGCCCGGGCCGGAGCTGATGGGGTGATTGTCGGAAGCGCAATCGTGGATATCGTCGAGTGCAACCTGAAAAAACCGGATGTGATGGAACGGGAGTTGAAGGATTACGTAACAAGGATGAAACAGGAAGTCCTAGTCAAACCGTGA
- a CDS encoding DUF333 domain-containing protein, with product MCTFANGTTCEEWALFREEGCKPFTPVTTTAAAIGMANPASVNCGKVGATSEIMNNPDGSQYGMCKFPNGTACEEWALFREEGCKPYVAPTATPVK from the coding sequence ATGTGCACGTTTGCCAACGGCACCACCTGTGAGGAATGGGCACTCTTCCGAGAGGAAGGCTGCAAACCGTTCACACCCGTGACCACAACCGCAGCAGCGATTGGTATGGCAAACCCGGCCTCGGTCAACTGCGGCAAAGTCGGTGCCACATCAGAGATTATGAATAATCCTGACGGCAGCCAATACGGCATGTGCAAGTTCCCCAACGGGACTGCCTGCGAAGAATGGGCGCTCTTCCGCGAAGAAGGCTGCAAGCCGTACGTGGCACCAACTGCCACCCCGGTAAAATAA
- a CDS encoding zinc/iron-chelating domain-containing protein, which translates to MPGSGCCTIIRGHPRSFYYSSRQHPIIGMVAFDCNWCGKCCASFGAFIKIERQLTSRDFYCRYGVKNELFLAHIEGEYADSQPLSSETGVPVKGCPFMRKKQDGNGIACAIYATRPRVCREFRCYRMVIFDHEGHECGRIVGRSELKSSDESLAQIWKEEIIPLPHDNDPRWEKSVIAALAAHGYRAEPVE; encoded by the coding sequence ATGCCGGGTTCAGGATGTTGCACAATAATCCGGGGACATCCCCGTTCTTTTTATTACTCCTCCCGTCAACATCCGATCATCGGTATGGTGGCATTCGATTGTAACTGGTGTGGCAAGTGCTGCGCGAGTTTCGGGGCATTTATAAAAATCGAGCGCCAGCTCACCAGCCGTGACTTTTACTGCCGGTACGGGGTAAAGAACGAACTCTTCCTTGCTCATATTGAAGGAGAATACGCCGACAGTCAGCCCCTTTCTTCAGAGACAGGGGTCCCGGTCAAAGGCTGCCCGTTCATGCGGAAAAAACAGGATGGGAATGGCATTGCCTGTGCAATCTATGCCACCCGGCCGCGAGTCTGCAGAGAGTTCCGGTGCTACCGGATGGTGATCTTTGACCATGAGGGTCATGAGTGCGGCAGGATAGTCGGGCGAAGTGAGCTCAAGTCGTCTGATGAATCCCTTGCGCAGATTTGGAAAGAAGAGATTATACCCTTGCCCCATGACAATGATCCCCGCTGGGAAAAATCCGTGATCGCTGCCCTGGCGGCGCATGGCTATCGCGCTGAACCTGTTGAATAA
- a CDS encoding AbrB family transcriptional regulator, whose product MAKKKMNDSTCTPGSSPCGCSPATGCRVEAVLSVDERGQMVLPKDIREKAGIKTGDKLALISWEKDGSICCLALMKVENLNGMVKDVLGPLMHDTER is encoded by the coding sequence ATGGCCAAAAAAAAGATGAATGATTCAACGTGCACACCTGGCAGTTCACCGTGCGGGTGCAGCCCGGCCACCGGGTGCAGGGTCGAGGCAGTATTGAGCGTTGACGAGCGCGGACAGATGGTGCTCCCCAAAGATATCCGGGAAAAAGCCGGCATCAAAACCGGTGACAAACTCGCCCTGATCAGCTGGGAGAAGGACGGCAGCATCTGTTGTCTTGCGCTCATGAAGGTCGAGAACCTGAACGGCATGGTAAAAGACGTGCTCGGACCGCTTATGCACGACACTGAACGCTGA